One stretch of Sylvia atricapilla isolate bSylAtr1 chromosome 4, bSylAtr1.pri, whole genome shotgun sequence DNA includes these proteins:
- the CCKAR gene encoding cholecystokinin receptor type A has protein sequence MEILDASSFLGNGTNITDFFCDIILENDTFFCVDDAPYPSKDFHQIIRILLYCLIFLLSILGNVLVITVLIRNKRMRTVTNTFLLSLAVSDLMLCLFCMPFTLIPNLLKDFIFGSAVCKAATYFMGVSVSVSTFNLVAISLERYSAICKPLQSRVWQTKSHALRVIAATWCVSFTIMSPYPIYSKLVPFTKYNNTTANMCRLLWPSDVIQQSWYTFLLLTLFLIPGIIMMIAYGLISLELYRGIKFDASQRKSSRERRISTCSAKYEDGDGCYLNKTKRIRKMPLQQLSAMSHNKIERVRSNSSSANLMAKKLVIRMLMVIVVLFFICWTPIFSVNAWRAFDTASADRRLSGAPISFIHLLSYTSACVNPIIYCFMNKRFRMAFLATFTCCARQKPPAIRGDAGDEEEGKTTRASLSKSSYTHMSAPAPP, from the exons ATGGAAATACTTGATGCTAGTAGCTTCCTTGGGAATGGTACCAACATTACTGATTTCTTCTGCGATATCATCTTGGAAAATGACACTTTTTTCTGTGTGGATGATGCACCGTATCCTTCTAAAG ATTTCCATCAGATAATACGGATTCTGCTCTATTGCTTGATATTTCTGCTCAGCATTTTGGGGAACGTTCTGGTGATTACGGTGCTGATAAGAAACAAGCGGATGAGAACAGTCACCAACACATTTCTGCTGTCACTAGCAGTCAGCGACCTGATGCTCTGCCTTTTCTGCATGCCTTTCACCCTCATTCCCAACCTgctaaaagattttatttttggaagtgCTGTGTGCAAAGCTGCCACTTATTTCATGG gtgtCTCTGTGAGTGTCTCTACATTCAACCTGGTTGCCATTTCTTTGGAGAGATACAGTGCCATTTGCAAACCGCTCCAGTCCAGGGTCTGGCAGACAAAATCTCATGCCCTGAGAGTGATTGCTGCGACCTGGTGTGTCTCCTTTACTATCATGTCACCATACCCCATCTACAGCAAACTGGTACCTTTCACCAAGTACAACAACACCACGGCAAATATGTGTCGGCTCCTTTGGCCAAGTGATGTCATTCAACAGTCTTG GTACACTTTCCTGCTACTTACACTCTTTCTTATTCCTGGGATTATAATGATGATTGCGTATGGTCTAATTTCTTTGGAACTCTACAGAGGAATAAAATTTGATGCCAGCCAGAGAAAATCTTCACGCG AAAGAAGAATAAGTACCTGCAGTGCCAAATATGAGGATGGAGATGGATGTTACctcaacaaaaccaaaagaataaggaaaatgCCATTGCAACAGCTCTCTGCTATGAGCCACAACAAAATAGAGAGAGTGAGAAGCAACAGCTCTTCTGCAAACTTAATGGCCAAGAAACTTGTCATCCGTATGCTGATGGTGatagtggttttgtttttcatttgctggACTCCCATCTTCAGTGTCAATGCCTGGCGAGCCTTCGACACGGCTTCCGCAGACCGGCGTCTCTCGGGGGCTCCCATCTCCTTCATCCACCTGCTGTCCTACACCTCTGCCTGCGTGAACCCCATCATCTACTGCTTCATGAACAAGCGTTTCCGCATGGCCTTCCTGGCCACCTTcacctgctgtgccaggcaaaAGCCCCCCGCGATACGGGGAGATGCTGGTGAtgaggaagaggggaaaacaaCAAGGGCTTCCCTCTCCAAAAGCTCTTACACACACATGTCTGCACCTGCACCCCCctga